The Archangium primigenium genomic interval GGTGGAGGCGCGTCAGCAGGCCAAGGACCCGGAGGGCGCGAAGGCGCTCGCCGCGCGGTGGCTGTCCTTCCTGGAGGCGGAGGCCGCGCGGGCTCCCACGCCCGAGGCCCGCACCGTGTTCGACTCGCACCGCATGCTGGCGGCCCTGGTGCTCGGCGAGCCGATGCGCGCGGTGCCGGCGCTCGAGCAGAGCGAGAAGGACCTGCCCGGCGACTACAACCCGCCCGCGCGCCTGGCCAACCTGTACCGGCAACTGGGTCGCCTGGATGACGCGCTCGCCGCGAGCACCCGGGCCCTCGAGAAGGTCGAGGGCGGCCGGCGCCTGCGGGTCATGTCCGAGCGCGCCGACATCCAACTGGCCCGGGGCGAGCGGGACGCGGCGCTCCGCACGCTTCAGGACGCCATCGCGTACGCGCGGACGCTCTCCCCGGCGCAGGCGCCGCCCGCCTCGGTGGCGCGCCTGGAGAAGAAGCTCGCGGAGCTCCAGGCGAAGTGAGCCGCCTCACGGCTCTCGCTCGTCGAACAGGTCGCCGGGGTCGTTCTGCCACCCGGCGAGCTGGGCCTCGGTGGGGAAGTCCCGGGTGAGGTAGCGCTCGGGGTAGAGGCCGGGAACGGGCTCGAGCAGGCCGTTGTCCCGGCCCACCACGTCCTCCCAGCGCGCGATGCCGACGGGGCGGTCGCCCTGGCCGCGCGAGGGGTCCATGAAGAAGATGACCTCGGTGCGCGGCAGCAGCGTCGTCAGGCCCTTCTGCCACACGGCGTAGCTCAGGCTGCGGCCCCGCTCGTCTTGATAGGGCGTGAAGGTCGCCACGAAGCGCGCCTCCCCCGTGCGGGTGTGGTGCTTCTCGAGCTGCTGCAACTGCTCGTCGTAGTCGCGCGCCTGGGTGAAGAGCTCCAGCTTGCGGAAGTCCGCCCACGCCTCGCTGAGCCGCTCGGGCATGAAGGGCACCCACCCCTGGGGCGTGCGCCGCAGGGCCCGGCCGTCCACGCCTCGCGGGGTGAGGATGGCCTTCAAGGCCCGCGCGCCCACGAGGCGCAGGCCGTCCTCGTCCTCCGCGCCGGTGATGAGCAGCAGATCGCGGTGGGGCACCATCACCACGGGCGCGCCCTTCACCGGGCAGCGGCGCACCACCTCGTCGAGCACCAGCCGGGACGCGCCATAGGTGTCGTTCCACGGGGACTGACAGGTGCCGGGCGCGAGCGACTCGAGGGGCCCCGTGCTGCGCTGGCGCAGGTTCTCCTCGGCGATGGCGAGCGCCTGGCTGAAGGACACGCCCCAGCGGCCGAGCTCCTCCGGCCCGAGGTAGCGCAGCGTGTCCACGCTGTCGAGGGCGAGCCCCACGGCGAGGTGGCCGCCCACGGCCTTGAAGGACGCCGGGGCCTGCTGGGGACTGTCCCGGCCCATCAACAGCCACATCTTCTCGAAGAAGGCCCGGCCGCGCACCACGGGCATCAGCTTGGGACGGGCCACGGAGAAGGACTCGGGCACCGAGGGGCTGAAGCGCACCTGCGCGAGCCGCCGCAGCACGTCCATGCGTTGCTCGGGCGTGCTGGCATCGAGGTACTCGTCGAAGAAGTCGGACAGTGGCAGCGTGCGGGCGTCCTCCGCCGTGCCCAGCTCGAGGAGGAAGTGCTCCGAGTCGTAGCGGATCTCACGCTGCTCGCCCGCGTCCCGCAGGGCCGTGAGCGCCTGCTGGGCGAACGCGTCACGGTCCCGCACGGCCTCGTCGGGGGTCGCCGGGGCCTCGCCGTCGACGTGCTCGGCGAGTCGGGCCTCGGTGCGCCGGGCCTGCTCGGCCTCGACCGGAGCGGGCGGGGCGGGGGCCTGCTGAATCACGGGGCGGACGGGCGTCGCGCAGCCGCTCCCACCGAGCATGCCGAGCAGCACCCAGGCGCTCATCCACGGGGCTCGGCTCATGTCCGGGCTCCCCGCTCCGCCACGGGCCGGGCCGCGCGGCCGGTGTCGAGGTCGAGCAGCTCGAACGAGTCCAGGGGCGACTCGCGCATGCCTCCGTCCGTGAAGACGAGCACCGCCCGGGTGGGGTCGGTGTCCCCGGGGGGCCCGAGTTGGTAGTCGACGGTGGTGCCGTCCGTGACGAGGTGGCGCAGCACGCCGTCATGGGCGCCGGGAGGCAGGGCGAGCAGCTCCCGACAGCGCTTGTCCCGCGTGTGGCCCACCACCTGGACGAGGCCCGGCGGAAGGCGGCGCGGATCGAAGCGGCGGCGGGGCGTGAGGGCGCGCAGGGGGGCCTCCTCGGGCAAGAGGCTGGGGCGTTGGTAGAAGATGCCGCGGCCTTCGCCGTAGTCGGCCGTGCCGGGGTGGTGCAGGTGGGGAACGGTGAAGGGGCCGTGTCCGTCCCAGGCGCGCACGGCCGCGTCGAGGGCGCCGTTGAGCGCCTCCGCCACCGAGGGCGCGTGGCCCTGGCGGTCCTCGGGCAGGCCCAGGGCGCGGAGGTCCTCCCGGGTCACGCCCGCGTGCAGGACGAGCCACCGCTCGGAGGCGGCGTGGGCGGCGCGGAAGCGTCCCGCGCGCAGCAGGTGCGCCACCCAGTCGCGCTGTACCTCGCGAAAGGTGCTGAAGTCCCGGGCGATGAGTTCCACGTTGGGCACGTCGGGATGGCGCGCGAGGAAGTCCCGCTCCTCGGCCGCGTCCGTGGCCTCGCCCCGGTAGATGCGATCCGCTTCCCGCTGGGCCGCGGCGAAGCGCGCATCGGTGAAGCCGGCCAGCTCGCTCACGCGGCTCAGGTCATGGTTGCCGAGCAGGGGCAGGAGTTGATCCGCCGGGTGCGAGGCCATCCAGGCCAGCAGCCGCACCGCGCTCGTGGCCACGGCCTCGCGCTCGGGCGCCTTGCCCCAGTCGAAGTGGTCGCCCACGGAGACGAGCCGCACCTCGGGCGCGAGCAACCCGTCCGGCGCGAGCAGGCCATGGCGGTCGAGGAGGGCGAGGAAGCGGGTGATGTCCGCCTGGGGATCTCCGATGGCGACGTGGCGCGTGCGCGGCCGTCCATCGGGAGGCAGGGAGAAGGGGTCCCGGAGAGCGGCGGCTTCGGCGAGTCGGAGGGCGGCCTCGATGCGGGGAGAACTCACGCCCGCATCCTACGCCCGCCCGGGAGCACCTGCGGAAGGGCTCCGGGGCGGGGCGGAAGGGTTTGCGTTGAGGACTCCCCGCTTGAGGACTACGCGTCGGTGAGGGGCTTCTCCGGCAGACCGCGCTCGGACAGGGGCCGCGAGTACACGCCCGTGGCCGCGCCCACGAAGAGGCTGACCACGTGCATGACGATCCACTGCGCGAACGTCAGGCCCAGCAGGAAGGCCATGCTGCCGCCGGGCTTGAAGCCGTTGAGGACGAAGAGCATCGCGGGCACGGCCACGGAGGCGACGGCCGCCGCGGTGAAGGCGCGTCCCCAGCGCCGGGCGAAGAAGCCACCCACCGCGCCCGCCAGCAGCGCGCCGAACAGGGGCACCCAGAAGGTGAGGAAGCTGATGGCCACCATGCTCATCACCGCGATGACGAGGCCGCGGTTCTCGAGGGGCACGTCGCCTCCGGCGCGCACGATGACGGGCGAGTCGTCCACGTAGGTGAAGCGGGCGTTGGGCAGGGGCGCGTCGGGGGGCGTGACGATGACGTCACGCCGGACCGACAGCGGGCCATTCGGGGACTCGATGATCTCGGGCATGCGTTGTCCTCCCGGACTGGGGGTGGAATTCCCCCGCGTGGAACCAGCTGCGTTGAACATGGGACGTCTCCCCCCGGGAGGCAGGGGGCGGGGTTCCACTGGAGGCCGGGCATCCAGGGAGGCATGCCGGGACTTGGCTGCCCCTTGCCGACCGCTATGCTGCGCCTCCCTCGTGCCCCCGCCTGCCTGGATGGAGCATCACATGCGCCGTTGGATGTCCCTCGCCGTGCTGTCCGCTGGATTGCTGTCCGCTTGTGCCCTGCGCCCGAACTACCGGCAGATCCTGCCGCCGGACGTGAGCAACCTCGCGCCCGTGCAGGCGCGCAACCACGAGGACGTGACGCTGCGCCTGGTGGAGCCCGGAACGAACCGGCCGCTGCCCGG includes:
- a CDS encoding metallophosphoesterase is translated as MSSPRIEAALRLAEAAALRDPFSLPPDGRPRTRHVAIGDPQADITRFLALLDRHGLLAPDGLLAPEVRLVSVGDHFDWGKAPEREAVATSAVRLLAWMASHPADQLLPLLGNHDLSRVSELAGFTDARFAAAQREADRIYRGEATDAAEERDFLARHPDVPNVELIARDFSTFREVQRDWVAHLLRAGRFRAAHAASERWLVLHAGVTREDLRALGLPEDRQGHAPSVAEALNGALDAAVRAWDGHGPFTVPHLHHPGTADYGEGRGIFYQRPSLLPEEAPLRALTPRRRFDPRRLPPGLVQVVGHTRDKRCRELLALPPGAHDGVLRHLVTDGTTVDYQLGPPGDTDPTRAVLVFTDGGMRESPLDSFELLDLDTGRAARPVAERGART